A region of Daphnia carinata strain CSIRO-1 chromosome 10, CSIRO_AGI_Dcar_HiC_V3, whole genome shotgun sequence DNA encodes the following proteins:
- the LOC130696109 gene encoding membrane protein BRI3-like codes for MDHPSNNPPPYSSGAPQQQYQPVQVYLANPPPPPGPTVVAVEVVPLGGRCGRCQLGVVREHFTLCGWLWAIFFFPIGLFCLFSMRLNSCNRCGAIYN; via the exons ATGGATCATCCAAGCAACAATCCACCACCTTACTCTTCAG GAGCTCCTCAACAACAATACCAGCCCGTACAAGTTTACTTGGCaaatcctcctcctcctcctggACCGACCGTCGTAGCAGTCGAAGTTGTGCCTTTGGGTGGAAGGTGTGGAAGATGTCAG TTGGGAGTCGTACGTGAACATTTCACCTTGTGTGGTTGGTTAtgggccattttcttttttccaattggATTATTCTGCCTCTTTTCAATGCGACTCAACAGCTGCAACAGATGTGGTGCTATTTATAATTGA